A portion of the Dehalococcoidia bacterium genome contains these proteins:
- a CDS encoding ABC transporter permease, with translation MSGYLARRLLVSIPTLLGMSILIFVLLRLAPGNIADFIFQSAGYVDPRAKAQLEKELGLDKPLVVQYWNWLRDTFQGNLGKSYFFDRPAWEIIKPRIPVTLQLAIMSMIIAIVIAIPSGIISAVRQDTPLDYALRVFSIAGLSIPAFWFGLLIILILVQVGQLPEMLYVSPFEDFGANMKQFIFPALAVGYRSSALIMRITRSSMLEVMREDYIRTAWAKGLRERVVIYRHALRNALLPVVTVIGIEFAFLIGGLVVTEQVFNLPGVARYLVDAIRQRDYPIVQSLVMFIATVVVLANLVVDILYGWLDPRVRYQ, from the coding sequence ATGAGCGGGTATTTAGCGCGCCGGCTCCTGGTCTCCATTCCCACCCTGCTGGGCATGTCCATCCTCATCTTTGTGCTGTTGCGCCTGGCCCCCGGCAACATCGCTGACTTCATCTTTCAGTCGGCCGGCTATGTGGATCCTCGGGCCAAGGCCCAACTGGAGAAGGAACTGGGTCTGGACAAGCCCCTGGTGGTCCAGTACTGGAACTGGCTTCGGGATACCTTTCAAGGCAACTTGGGCAAGTCGTATTTCTTTGACCGTCCGGCGTGGGAAATCATCAAACCCCGCATCCCTGTAACCCTGCAGTTGGCCATTATGTCCATGATCATTGCGATAGTCATCGCTATCCCCTCAGGCATCATTAGCGCCGTGCGCCAGGATACGCCCCTGGACTATGCTCTACGGGTGTTCAGCATTGCGGGGCTGTCCATCCCCGCCTTCTGGTTCGGGCTTCTGATCATTCTGATTTTGGTGCAGGTGGGGCAGTTGCCGGAGATGCTTTATGTCTCCCCCTTTGAGGACTTCGGGGCGAACATGAAGCAGTTCATCTTCCCGGCGCTGGCTGTGGGCTATCGCTCCAGCGCCCTCATTATGCGCATTACCCGCTCCTCCATGCTGGAGGTGATGCGGGAGGATTACATTCGCACGGCGTGGGCCAAGGGCCTGCGGGAGCGGGTGGTCATCTACCGCCACGCCCTGCGCAACGCCTTGCTCCCCGTGGTTACCGTTATCGGCATTGAGTTCGCTTTCCTTATCGGGGGGCTGGTGGTAACGGAGCAGGTGTTCAACCTGCCCGGGGTGGCCCGCTACCTGGTGGATGCCATTCGCCAGCGGGATTACCCCATCGTACAGAGCCTGGTAATGTTCATCGCTACAGTGGTGGTGCTGGCCAATCTGGTGGTGGACATCCTGTACGGGTGGCTGGACCCGCGCGTGCGTTATCAATAG